The Streptomyces durmitorensis genome contains the following window.
ACCCCGCCCCTGCCTCCACCCCTTCCACCGCCACGCACCGGCAAGAGCCGGTGCCCGAACTCGCCAAGCACGGTGCGCCCGAGGGCCGCTCCCTGGCACTCGCGATCGGCGACCGCCGCCGCGGCAGGCCGACGCCCTCCCTCGGCGACCCGGTCTTCCACATCTCCGACCTGGACATCTGGTACGCGGACCACCAGGCGGTCCGGGATGTGACGCTGACCATCGGCCGCCGTCAGATCACCGCGATGATCGGACCGTCCGGCTGCGGCAAGTCCACGGTCATCCGCTGCCTGAACCGGATGAACGACCTCATCCCCGGCGCCCGCGTGACCGGCAAGGTCGTCTACCAGGGGGAGAATCTGTACGACGCGGACGTCGACCCCATCGAGGTCCGCCGCCGCATCGGGATGGTCTTCCAGAAGCCCAACCCGTTCCCCAAGTCGATCTACGACAACATCGCGTACGGCCCGCGCGTGAACGGCATGCAGGGCAACCTCGACGACCTCGTGGAAGAGGCCCTGACCGGCGCCGCCCTCTGGGAGGAGGTCAAGGACAAGCTCAAGGCCAGCGCCCTGGCACTGTCCGGCGGGCAGCAGCAGCGGCTGTGCATCGCGCGGGCGATCGCCGTGCGGCCCGAGGTGATCCTGATGGACGAACCCTGCTCGGCACTCGACCCGATCGCCACGGCGCGCATCGAGGACCTGATGGCGGAGCTCGCGTCCGAGTTCACCATCGTCATCGTCACGCACAACATGCAGCAGGCGGGGCGGATCTCCGACTACACCGCCTTCTTCACCGCCGACGTCGACGACAAGGGCGTACGTCACGGGCGCCTCGTCGAGTACGACACCACCGAGAAGATCTTCGAGAACCCGGCCGACCCGCGCACCGAGGACTACATCACCGGCCGCTTCGGATAAGGGGGTGGCCCGATGCCGCAGCCCGGAGCGCGACGGCCGCCGAGCCGCCTGCCCACCGCACCCGCGCTGCTGCTCGCCGAGGCCGACGAGGCGGTCGCCGCGGAGGTGGCCGCCGGTCTCACCGCGGAAGGCATCAAGGTCACCGAATGCCGTGACGGCGCCGAAGTCCTGTTGCGCGCAGGCCTTGAGCGGCCGTCGATGGTGCTGCTCGGTGCCCCGCTGCCCGTCGTCGACGCGGCGGCGGTCACCGAACTCCTCGGCCGCCTCTGCCCGTTGACGGTCGTGGTGGGGGTCGGCCCGCAGGACGCCGAGGAAGCGGTGGCGGCGCTGAACGCCGGAGCGGTCGCGGTCGTCGCGCGCCCCTACCGCCTCGCCGAGATCCTTCCGCTGCTGTGGCGGGCACCCGCGTCGGGCGCGGGACCGGGGGAGCGGCTGACCGTGGGCGACATCGAACTCGACCCGGCCGGCATGCACGTCCGCATACGCGGCCGGCCGCTGCACCTGCCGCTGCGGGAGTTCCAGGTCCTCGGCTATCTCATGCAGCACGCGCATCAGGTCGTGGGCCGCCAGCAGATCCTGCGCGAACTGTGGGGCGACGAACTCACCGACACCAACACGCTCACCGTCCACATCAAGCGACTGCGCGAGAAGATCGGTTCGGAGCCCGGCAGTTGCTGCACCATCGACACGGTCCGGGGGCTCGGATACCGCCTGGAGTCGGCCCGCTGATCGACGGAAC
Protein-coding sequences here:
- the pstB gene encoding phosphate ABC transporter ATP-binding protein PstB, coding for MNQDPAPASTPSTATHRQEPVPELAKHGAPEGRSLALAIGDRRRGRPTPSLGDPVFHISDLDIWYADHQAVRDVTLTIGRRQITAMIGPSGCGKSTVIRCLNRMNDLIPGARVTGKVVYQGENLYDADVDPIEVRRRIGMVFQKPNPFPKSIYDNIAYGPRVNGMQGNLDDLVEEALTGAALWEEVKDKLKASALALSGGQQQRLCIARAIAVRPEVILMDEPCSALDPIATARIEDLMAELASEFTIVIVTHNMQQAGRISDYTAFFTADVDDKGVRHGRLVEYDTTEKIFENPADPRTEDYITGRFG
- a CDS encoding response regulator transcription factor, with amino-acid sequence MPQPGARRPPSRLPTAPALLLAEADEAVAAEVAAGLTAEGIKVTECRDGAEVLLRAGLERPSMVLLGAPLPVVDAAAVTELLGRLCPLTVVVGVGPQDAEEAVAALNAGAVAVVARPYRLAEILPLLWRAPASGAGPGERLTVGDIELDPAGMHVRIRGRPLHLPLREFQVLGYLMQHAHQVVGRQQILRELWGDELTDTNTLTVHIKRLREKIGSEPGSCCTIDTVRGLGYRLESAR